From a region of the Orcinus orca chromosome 18, mOrcOrc1.1, whole genome shotgun sequence genome:
- the IRS2 gene encoding insulin receptor substrate 2 isoform X1 codes for MASPPMNGRPGPAGGDGPNLNLNHNNNNNNSGVRKCGYLRKQKHGHKRFFVLRGPGAGGDEAAATAGGGPAPQPPRLEYYESEKKWRSKAGAPKRVIALDCCLNINKRADAKHKYLIALYTKDEYFAVAAENEQEQEGWYRALTDLVSEGRASAGDAPPAAAAAAAPSASCSASLPGALGGSAGAAVAAAADDSYGLVAPATAAYREVWQVNLKPKGLGQSKNLTGVYRLCLSARTIGFVKLNCEQPSVTLQLMNIRRCGHSDSFFFIEVGRSAVTGPGELWMQADDSVVAQNIHETILEAMKALKELFEFRPRSKSQSSGSSATHPISVPGARRHHHLVNLPPSQTGLVRRSRTDSLAATPPAAKCSSCRVRTASEGDGGVAAGAGAAGGRPVSVAGSPLSPGPVRAPLSRSHTLSGGCGGRASKVTLAPAGGALQHSRSMSMPVAHSPPAAATSPGSLSSSSGHGSGSYPPPPGPHPHMQHPLHPQRPSSGSASASGSPSDPGFMSLDEYGSSPGDLRAFCSLRSNTPESIAETPPARDGSGGELYGYMTMDRPLSHCGRPYRRVSGDGAQDLDRGLRKRTYSLTTPARQRPVPQPSSASLDEYTLMRATFSGSSGRLCPSCPASSPKVAYHPYPEDYGDIEIGSHRSSSSNLGTDDGYMPMTPGVALAGGGGSCKSDDYMPMSPTSVSAPKQILQPRAAVAALPPTGAAGPTPASAASRAFPGSGGGYKTSSPAESSPEDSGYMRMWCGGSKLSVESAADGRLLPNGDYLNMSPGDAGASGTPPDFFSAALHAGGGGEMLRGVPGYCYSSLPRSYKAAYTCNGDNDQYVLMSSPVGRILEEERLESTAGPGSTQPAGAFAAGAGGGGGHPQPPHPAVPSPGRPGGSGSGRLEGFLGQRCRATRPTRLSLEGLQTLPRMHEYPLPPEPKSPGEYINIDFGEAGARLSPPAPPLLASAASSSSLLSAGSPASSLGSGTPGTSGDSRQRSPLSDYMNLDFSSPKSPQPGGQAGDPVGSLDALLSPEASAYPPLPPRPAAPSSALQPAPPPPPPGELYRLPPAPPSQGPGAASSPSSGAGDSGDYTEMAFGVAATPPQPIAAPPKPDGARVSSPVSGLKRLSLMDQLSGVEAFLQASQPPDPHRGAKVIRADPQGGRRRHSSETFSSTTTVTPVSPSFAHNPKRHNSASVENVSLRKSGEGGGGSVLGGGDEPPTSPRQLPPPQHPQARPWTPSQPGGLVGCPGGSGSPMRRETSAGFQNGLNYIAIDVRDEPGLSPSPQQPQQHPQTGDKSAWGRTRSLGGLIGAVGAGSTGGVCVGPGPGALPSASTYASLDFLTHHLKEATVVKDVAAETSMNCALK; via the exons ATGGCGAGCCCGCCGATGAACGGGCGCCCCGGGCCGGCGGGTGGCGACGGCCCCAACCTCAACCTcaaccacaacaacaacaacaacaacagcggCGTGCGCAAGTGCGGCTACCTGCGCAAGCAGAAGCACGGCCACAAGCGCTTCTTCGTGCTGCGCGGACCCGGAGCGGGCGGCGACGAGGCGGCGGCGACAGCGGGCGGGGGGCCGGCGCCGCAGCCGCCGCGGCTCGAGTACTACGAGAGCGAGAAGAAGTGGCGGAGCAAAGCGGGCGCCCCGAAGCGGGTCATCGCGCTCGACTGCTGCCTGAACATCAACAAGCGCGCCGACGCCAAGCACAAGTACCTGATCGCCCTCTACACCAAGGACGAGTACTTCGCAGTGGCGGCCGAGAACGAGCAGGAGCAGGAGGGCTGGTACCGCGCGCTCACCGACCTGGTCAGCGAGGGCCGAGCGAGCGCCGGCGACgcgccccccgccgccgccgccgccgccgccccctccGCGTCCTGCAGCGCCTCCCTGCCCGGCGCCCTGGGCGGCTCGGCCGgcgccgccgtcgccgccgcgGCCGATGACAGCTACGGGCTGGTGGCGCCCGCCACGGCCGCCTACCGTGAGGTGTGGCAGGTGAACCTGAAGCCCAAAGGCCTGGGCCAGAGCAAGAACCTGACGGGCGTGTACCGCCTGTGCCTGTCGGCGCGCACCATCGGCTTCGTGAAGCTCAACTGCGAGCAGCCGTCGGTGACGCTGCAGCTGATGAACATCCGCCGCTGCGGTCACTCGGACAGCTTCTTCTTCATCGAGGTGGGCCGCTCGGCCGTGACGGGCCCCGGTGAGCTGTGGATGCAGGCAGACGACTCGGTGGTGGCGCAGAACATCCACGAGACCATCCTGGAGGCCATGAAGGCGCTCAAGGAGCTCTTCGAGTTCCGGCCGCGCAGCAAGAGCCAGTCGTCCGGCTCGTCGGCCACGCACCCCATCAGCGTCCCCGGCGCGCGTCGCCACCACCACCTGGTCAACCTGCCCCCCAGCCAGACGGGCCTGGTGCGCCGCTCGCGCACCGACAGCTTGGCCGCCACACCGCCGGCCGCCAAGTGCAGCTCGTGCCGGGTGCGCACGGCCAGCGAGGGCGACGGCGGCGTGGCGGCGGGGGCCGGGGCGGCGGGCGGCAGGCCGGTGTCGGTGGCGGGGAGCCCCCTGAGCCCGGGGCCGGTGCGCGCGCCCCTGAGCCGCTCGCACACCCTgagcggcggctgcggcggccgCGCGAGCAAGGTGACGCTGGCGCCGGCAGGGGGCGCCCTGCAGCACAGCCGCTCCATGTCCATGCCCGTGGCGCACTCGCCCCCGGCGGCCGCCACCAGCCCCGGCAGCCTGTCGTCCAGCAGCGGGCACGGCTCGGGCTCCTACCCGCCGCCCCCGGGCCCGCACCCGCACATGCAGCACCCCCTGCACCCCCAGCGACCCTCCAGCGGCAGCGCCTCGGCCTCGGGCTCCCCCAGCGACCCTGGCTTCATGTCCCTGGACGAgtacggttcgagccctggggaCCTGAGAGCCTTCTGCAGTCTCAGGAGCAACACGCCCGAGTCCATCGCCGAGACGCCCCCGGCCAGGGACGGCAGCGGGGGCGAGCTGTACGGGTACATGACCATGGACCGGCCCCTGAGCCACTGCGGCCGACCCTACCGCAGAGTCTCCGGGGACGGGGCCCAGGACTTGGACAGGGGGCTGAGGAAGAGGACCTACTCCCTGACCACGCCTGCCCGGCAGCGGCCAGTGCCCCAGCCCTCCTCCGCGTCCCTGGATGAATACACCCTGATGCGGGCCACCTTCTCCGGCAGCTCAGGCCGCCTCTGCCCGTCGTGCCCCGCGTCCTCCCCCAAAGTGGCCTACCACCCCTACCCCGAGGACTACGGCGACATCGAGATCGGGTCGCACAGGAGCTCCAGCAGTAACCTGGGCACGGACGACGGCTACATGCCCATGACCCCCGGCGTGGCCCTCGCGGGCGGCGGCGGGAGCTGCAAGAGCGACGACTACATGCCCATGAGCCCCACCAGCGTGTCCGCCCCGAAGCAGATCCTGCAGCCGCGCGCCGCCGTCGCGGCCTTGCCCCCCACGGGAGCCGCGGGGCCCACGCCCGCGTCTGCCGCCAGCAGGGCCTTCCCGGGGAGCGGGGGCGGCTACAAGACCAGCTCCCCGGCCGAGAGCTCCCCGGAGGACAGCGGGTACATGCGCATGTGGTGCGGAGGCTCCAAGCTGTCCGTGGAGAGCGCCGCCGACGGCAGGCTGCTTCCAAACGGGGACTACCTCAACATGTCCCCCGGCGACGCGGGAGCCTCGGGCACCCCGCCCGACTTCTTCTCGGCCGCCCTGCACGCCGGCGGCGGCGGGGAGATGCTCCGGGGCGTCCCCGGCTACTGCTACAGCTCCCTGCCGCGCTCCTACAAGGCCGCCTACACCTGCAACGGGGACAACGACCAGTACGTGCTCATGAGCTCCCCCGTGGGGCGCATCCTGGAGGAGGAGCGGCTGGAGTCGACGGCCGGCCCGGGGTCCACGCAGCCAGCCGGCGCCTTCGCGGCCGGGGCAGGGGGCGGCGGCGGCCACCCGCAGCCACCCCACCCGGCGGTGCCTTCGCCCGGGAGGCCCGGTGGCAGCGGCAGCGGCCGCCTGGAGGGCTTCCTGGGCCAGCGCTGCCGGGCCACGCGGCCCACGCGCCTGTCCCTGGAGGGGCTGCAGACCCTGCCCCGCATGCACGAGTACCCCCTGCCGCCCGAGCCCAAGAGCCCGGGCGAGTACATCAACATCGACTTCGGCGAGGCGGGCGCGCGCCTGTCGCCGCCCGCGCCCCCGCTGCTGGCCTCGGCCGCCTCGTCGTCGTCGCTGCTGTCCGCCGGCAGCCCGGCCTCATCGCTGGGCTCGGGCACCCCGGGCACGAGCGGCGACAGCCGGCAGCGCTCCCCGCTCTCCGACTACATGAACCTCGACTTCAGCTCGCCCAAGTCACCCCAGCCGGGCGGCCAGGCCGGGGACCCCGTGGGCTCTCTGGACGCCCTCCTGTCCCCCGAGGCCTCCGCGTACCCGCCGCTGCCCCCGCGCCCCGCCGCCCCCTCCTCGGCCCTGCAGCCggcgcccccgccgcccccgcccggaGAGCTGTACCGCCTGCCTCCGGCACCACCCTCCCAGGGCCCTGGCGCGGCCTCCTCTCCATCCTCGGGGGCGGGCGACAGCGGCGACTACACCGAGATGGCCTTCGGCGTGGCTGCCACGCCGCCGCAACCGATCGCCGCGCCCCCGAAGCCCGACGGGGCCCGCGTGAGCAGCCCCGTGTCCGGCCTGAAGAGGCTAAGCCTCATGGACCAGTTGTCGGGGGTCGAGGCCTTCCTGCAAGCCAGCCAGCCCCCAGACCCGCACCGCGGGGCCAAGGTCATCCGTGCGGACCCGCAAGGGGGCCGCCGCCGCCACAGCTCGGAGACCTTCTCCTCGACCACCACTGTGACCCCCGTGTCCCCGTCCTTCGCCCACAACCCCAAGCGCCACAACTCGGCCTCGGTGGAGAACGTGTCTCTCAGGAAAAGCGGCGAAGGGGGCGGCGGCAGCGTCCTGGGTGGCGGTGACGAGCCCCCCACGTCCCCCCGCCAGTTGCCGCCGCCGCAACACCCACAGGCGCGGCCCTGGACGCCGAGCCAGCCCGGGGGCTTGGTCGGCTGCCCCGGGGGCAGTGGCTCGCCGATGCGCCGGGAGACTTCTGCTGGCTTCCAGAACGGCCTCAACTACATCGCCATCGACGTGAGGGACGAGCCGGGGCTGTCGCCGTCCCCGCAGCAGCCTCAGCAGCATCCTCAGACGGGAGACAAGAGCGCCTGGGGCCGGACCCGGAGCCTCGGGGGCCTCATCGGCGCGGTAGGGGCCGGCAGCACcggcggggtgtgtgtggggcCCGGCCCTGGCGCCCTGCCCTCCGCCAGCACCTACGCCAGCCTCGACTTCTTGACGCATCACCTGAAAGAGGCCACGGTCGTGAAAG ATGTGGCTGCAGAGACTTCCATGAACTGTGCACTGAAATAA
- the IRS2 gene encoding insulin receptor substrate 2 isoform X2: MASPPMNGRPGPAGGDGPNLNLNHNNNNNNSGVRKCGYLRKQKHGHKRFFVLRGPGAGGDEAAATAGGGPAPQPPRLEYYESEKKWRSKAGAPKRVIALDCCLNINKRADAKHKYLIALYTKDEYFAVAAENEQEQEGWYRALTDLVSEGRASAGDAPPAAAAAAAPSASCSASLPGALGGSAGAAVAAAADDSYGLVAPATAAYREVWQVNLKPKGLGQSKNLTGVYRLCLSARTIGFVKLNCEQPSVTLQLMNIRRCGHSDSFFFIEVGRSAVTGPGELWMQADDSVVAQNIHETILEAMKALKELFEFRPRSKSQSSGSSATHPISVPGARRHHHLVNLPPSQTGLVRRSRTDSLAATPPAAKCSSCRVRTASEGDGGVAAGAGAAGGRPVSVAGSPLSPGPVRAPLSRSHTLSGGCGGRASKVTLAPAGGALQHSRSMSMPVAHSPPAAATSPGSLSSSSGHGSGSYPPPPGPHPHMQHPLHPQRPSSGSASASGSPSDPGFMSLDEYGSSPGDLRAFCSLRSNTPESIAETPPARDGSGGELYGYMTMDRPLSHCGRPYRRVSGDGAQDLDRGLRKRTYSLTTPARQRPVPQPSSASLDEYTLMRATFSGSSGRLCPSCPASSPKVAYHPYPEDYGDIEIGSHRSSSSNLGTDDGYMPMTPGVALAGGGGSCKSDDYMPMSPTSVSAPKQILQPRAAVAALPPTGAAGPTPASAASRAFPGSGGGYKTSSPAESSPEDSGYMRMWCGGSKLSVESAADGRLLPNGDYLNMSPGDAGASGTPPDFFSAALHAGGGGEMLRGVPGYCYSSLPRSYKAAYTCNGDNDQYVLMSSPVGRILEEERLESTAGPGSTQPAGAFAAGAGGGGGHPQPPHPAVPSPGRPGGSGSGRLEGFLGQRCRATRPTRLSLEGLQTLPRMHEYPLPPEPKSPGEYINIDFGEAGARLSPPAPPLLASAASSSSLLSAGSPASSLGSGTPGTSGDSRQRSPLSDYMNLDFSSPKSPQPGGQAGDPVGSLDALLSPEASAYPPLPPRPAAPSSALQPAPPPPPPGELYRLPPAPPSQGPGAASSPSSGAGDSGDYTEMAFGVAATPPQPIAAPPKPDGARVSSPVSGLKRLSLMDQLSGVEAFLQASQPPDPHRGAKVIRADPQGGRRRHSSETFSSTTTVTPVSPSFAHNPKRHNSASVENVSLRKSGEGGGGSVLGGGDEPPTSPRQLPPPQHPQARPWTPSQPGGLVGCPGGSGSPMRRETSAGFQNGLNYIAIDVRDEPGLSPSPQQPQQHPQTGDKSAWGRTRSLGGLIGAVGAGSTGGVCVGPGPGALPSASTYASLDFLTHHLKEATVVKE, encoded by the coding sequence ATGGCGAGCCCGCCGATGAACGGGCGCCCCGGGCCGGCGGGTGGCGACGGCCCCAACCTCAACCTcaaccacaacaacaacaacaacaacagcggCGTGCGCAAGTGCGGCTACCTGCGCAAGCAGAAGCACGGCCACAAGCGCTTCTTCGTGCTGCGCGGACCCGGAGCGGGCGGCGACGAGGCGGCGGCGACAGCGGGCGGGGGGCCGGCGCCGCAGCCGCCGCGGCTCGAGTACTACGAGAGCGAGAAGAAGTGGCGGAGCAAAGCGGGCGCCCCGAAGCGGGTCATCGCGCTCGACTGCTGCCTGAACATCAACAAGCGCGCCGACGCCAAGCACAAGTACCTGATCGCCCTCTACACCAAGGACGAGTACTTCGCAGTGGCGGCCGAGAACGAGCAGGAGCAGGAGGGCTGGTACCGCGCGCTCACCGACCTGGTCAGCGAGGGCCGAGCGAGCGCCGGCGACgcgccccccgccgccgccgccgccgccgccccctccGCGTCCTGCAGCGCCTCCCTGCCCGGCGCCCTGGGCGGCTCGGCCGgcgccgccgtcgccgccgcgGCCGATGACAGCTACGGGCTGGTGGCGCCCGCCACGGCCGCCTACCGTGAGGTGTGGCAGGTGAACCTGAAGCCCAAAGGCCTGGGCCAGAGCAAGAACCTGACGGGCGTGTACCGCCTGTGCCTGTCGGCGCGCACCATCGGCTTCGTGAAGCTCAACTGCGAGCAGCCGTCGGTGACGCTGCAGCTGATGAACATCCGCCGCTGCGGTCACTCGGACAGCTTCTTCTTCATCGAGGTGGGCCGCTCGGCCGTGACGGGCCCCGGTGAGCTGTGGATGCAGGCAGACGACTCGGTGGTGGCGCAGAACATCCACGAGACCATCCTGGAGGCCATGAAGGCGCTCAAGGAGCTCTTCGAGTTCCGGCCGCGCAGCAAGAGCCAGTCGTCCGGCTCGTCGGCCACGCACCCCATCAGCGTCCCCGGCGCGCGTCGCCACCACCACCTGGTCAACCTGCCCCCCAGCCAGACGGGCCTGGTGCGCCGCTCGCGCACCGACAGCTTGGCCGCCACACCGCCGGCCGCCAAGTGCAGCTCGTGCCGGGTGCGCACGGCCAGCGAGGGCGACGGCGGCGTGGCGGCGGGGGCCGGGGCGGCGGGCGGCAGGCCGGTGTCGGTGGCGGGGAGCCCCCTGAGCCCGGGGCCGGTGCGCGCGCCCCTGAGCCGCTCGCACACCCTgagcggcggctgcggcggccgCGCGAGCAAGGTGACGCTGGCGCCGGCAGGGGGCGCCCTGCAGCACAGCCGCTCCATGTCCATGCCCGTGGCGCACTCGCCCCCGGCGGCCGCCACCAGCCCCGGCAGCCTGTCGTCCAGCAGCGGGCACGGCTCGGGCTCCTACCCGCCGCCCCCGGGCCCGCACCCGCACATGCAGCACCCCCTGCACCCCCAGCGACCCTCCAGCGGCAGCGCCTCGGCCTCGGGCTCCCCCAGCGACCCTGGCTTCATGTCCCTGGACGAgtacggttcgagccctggggaCCTGAGAGCCTTCTGCAGTCTCAGGAGCAACACGCCCGAGTCCATCGCCGAGACGCCCCCGGCCAGGGACGGCAGCGGGGGCGAGCTGTACGGGTACATGACCATGGACCGGCCCCTGAGCCACTGCGGCCGACCCTACCGCAGAGTCTCCGGGGACGGGGCCCAGGACTTGGACAGGGGGCTGAGGAAGAGGACCTACTCCCTGACCACGCCTGCCCGGCAGCGGCCAGTGCCCCAGCCCTCCTCCGCGTCCCTGGATGAATACACCCTGATGCGGGCCACCTTCTCCGGCAGCTCAGGCCGCCTCTGCCCGTCGTGCCCCGCGTCCTCCCCCAAAGTGGCCTACCACCCCTACCCCGAGGACTACGGCGACATCGAGATCGGGTCGCACAGGAGCTCCAGCAGTAACCTGGGCACGGACGACGGCTACATGCCCATGACCCCCGGCGTGGCCCTCGCGGGCGGCGGCGGGAGCTGCAAGAGCGACGACTACATGCCCATGAGCCCCACCAGCGTGTCCGCCCCGAAGCAGATCCTGCAGCCGCGCGCCGCCGTCGCGGCCTTGCCCCCCACGGGAGCCGCGGGGCCCACGCCCGCGTCTGCCGCCAGCAGGGCCTTCCCGGGGAGCGGGGGCGGCTACAAGACCAGCTCCCCGGCCGAGAGCTCCCCGGAGGACAGCGGGTACATGCGCATGTGGTGCGGAGGCTCCAAGCTGTCCGTGGAGAGCGCCGCCGACGGCAGGCTGCTTCCAAACGGGGACTACCTCAACATGTCCCCCGGCGACGCGGGAGCCTCGGGCACCCCGCCCGACTTCTTCTCGGCCGCCCTGCACGCCGGCGGCGGCGGGGAGATGCTCCGGGGCGTCCCCGGCTACTGCTACAGCTCCCTGCCGCGCTCCTACAAGGCCGCCTACACCTGCAACGGGGACAACGACCAGTACGTGCTCATGAGCTCCCCCGTGGGGCGCATCCTGGAGGAGGAGCGGCTGGAGTCGACGGCCGGCCCGGGGTCCACGCAGCCAGCCGGCGCCTTCGCGGCCGGGGCAGGGGGCGGCGGCGGCCACCCGCAGCCACCCCACCCGGCGGTGCCTTCGCCCGGGAGGCCCGGTGGCAGCGGCAGCGGCCGCCTGGAGGGCTTCCTGGGCCAGCGCTGCCGGGCCACGCGGCCCACGCGCCTGTCCCTGGAGGGGCTGCAGACCCTGCCCCGCATGCACGAGTACCCCCTGCCGCCCGAGCCCAAGAGCCCGGGCGAGTACATCAACATCGACTTCGGCGAGGCGGGCGCGCGCCTGTCGCCGCCCGCGCCCCCGCTGCTGGCCTCGGCCGCCTCGTCGTCGTCGCTGCTGTCCGCCGGCAGCCCGGCCTCATCGCTGGGCTCGGGCACCCCGGGCACGAGCGGCGACAGCCGGCAGCGCTCCCCGCTCTCCGACTACATGAACCTCGACTTCAGCTCGCCCAAGTCACCCCAGCCGGGCGGCCAGGCCGGGGACCCCGTGGGCTCTCTGGACGCCCTCCTGTCCCCCGAGGCCTCCGCGTACCCGCCGCTGCCCCCGCGCCCCGCCGCCCCCTCCTCGGCCCTGCAGCCggcgcccccgccgcccccgcccggaGAGCTGTACCGCCTGCCTCCGGCACCACCCTCCCAGGGCCCTGGCGCGGCCTCCTCTCCATCCTCGGGGGCGGGCGACAGCGGCGACTACACCGAGATGGCCTTCGGCGTGGCTGCCACGCCGCCGCAACCGATCGCCGCGCCCCCGAAGCCCGACGGGGCCCGCGTGAGCAGCCCCGTGTCCGGCCTGAAGAGGCTAAGCCTCATGGACCAGTTGTCGGGGGTCGAGGCCTTCCTGCAAGCCAGCCAGCCCCCAGACCCGCACCGCGGGGCCAAGGTCATCCGTGCGGACCCGCAAGGGGGCCGCCGCCGCCACAGCTCGGAGACCTTCTCCTCGACCACCACTGTGACCCCCGTGTCCCCGTCCTTCGCCCACAACCCCAAGCGCCACAACTCGGCCTCGGTGGAGAACGTGTCTCTCAGGAAAAGCGGCGAAGGGGGCGGCGGCAGCGTCCTGGGTGGCGGTGACGAGCCCCCCACGTCCCCCCGCCAGTTGCCGCCGCCGCAACACCCACAGGCGCGGCCCTGGACGCCGAGCCAGCCCGGGGGCTTGGTCGGCTGCCCCGGGGGCAGTGGCTCGCCGATGCGCCGGGAGACTTCTGCTGGCTTCCAGAACGGCCTCAACTACATCGCCATCGACGTGAGGGACGAGCCGGGGCTGTCGCCGTCCCCGCAGCAGCCTCAGCAGCATCCTCAGACGGGAGACAAGAGCGCCTGGGGCCGGACCCGGAGCCTCGGGGGCCTCATCGGCGCGGTAGGGGCCGGCAGCACcggcggggtgtgtgtggggcCCGGCCCTGGCGCCCTGCCCTCCGCCAGCACCTACGCCAGCCTCGACTTCTTGACGCATCACCTGAAAGAGGCCACGGTCGTGAAAG